One genomic region from Nostoc sphaeroides encodes:
- a CDS encoding HEAT repeat domain-containing protein, translating to MNPSLENIKDLSVTDDNADGGSLTVEQALANLESADLGLRFYAAWWLGRFRISEPAAVTALIKALEDEADRTPEGGYPLRRNAARALGKLGDRQAVSPLIGCLDCSDFYVREAAAQSLEMLGDPVCIPALIKLLAVGLQGEQLISKQPDLSQPYDAILEALGTLRVTEFAPMVKAFLEHPIELVQYSAARAMYQLTQEPVYGERLVKALGGEKLQLRRAVLADLGAIGYLPAADAIAQTLAENSLKLISLKGLLEHQVNHITPSTFSEGAIKVMNLMDSLL from the coding sequence ATGAATCCCAGTCTGGAGAACATTAAAGATTTATCCGTGACAGATGACAATGCCGACGGTGGATCTTTAACTGTAGAGCAGGCTCTAGCTAATCTTGAAAGTGCAGATTTAGGTCTGCGGTTTTATGCTGCGTGGTGGTTGGGAAGGTTTCGTATAAGTGAACCAGCTGCGGTTACAGCACTGATCAAAGCCTTAGAGGATGAAGCCGACAGGACACCAGAAGGCGGATATCCTCTACGACGAAACGCAGCTAGAGCCTTAGGGAAACTTGGCGATCGCCAGGCAGTATCACCTTTAATTGGGTGTTTAGACTGCTCAGATTTTTATGTGCGGGAAGCGGCGGCACAATCCTTAGAGATGCTGGGCGATCCGGTTTGTATTCCGGCGCTAATCAAGCTATTAGCAGTAGGTTTGCAGGGAGAGCAGCTTATATCAAAGCAGCCTGATTTATCTCAACCCTACGACGCTATCTTAGAAGCCTTGGGAACATTGAGAGTGACTGAGTTTGCCCCTATGGTAAAGGCATTCTTAGAGCATCCAATAGAATTGGTGCAATATTCGGCTGCACGAGCCATGTATCAATTAACCCAAGAACCAGTTTATGGAGAACGACTGGTAAAAGCTCTCGGGGGAGAGAAATTGCAATTGCGTCGAGCAGTGTTAGCAGATTTGGGAGCGATTGGATATCTACCCGCAGCAGATGCGATCGCACAGACTCTTGCTGAAAATAGTCTAAAGCTAATTTCTCTTAAAGGATTACTAGAACATCAAGTAAATCACATAACACCAAGCACTTTCTCTGAAGGTGCGATTAAAGTGATGAATTTGATGGACTCGCTGTTGTAG
- a CDS encoding phycobilisome linker polypeptide, which translates to MVGQISSRTSSRYFRYEVVGLRQSEETDKTNYPIRSSASVFYTVPENRMNQEMQRITRLGGKIVSIQPLNADTTHSEHSHESQSGEH; encoded by the coding sequence ATGGTTGGACAAATTAGTAGTAGAACAAGTAGTCGCTACTTTCGGTATGAAGTAGTGGGTCTACGCCAAAGCGAAGAAACCGACAAAACCAATTATCCCATTCGTTCTAGTGCCTCTGTATTTTACACAGTGCCTGAAAACCGGATGAATCAAGAAATGCAGCGCATTACTCGCTTGGGTGGCAAAATAGTCAGCATTCAGCCATTGAACGCTGATACAACACATAGCGAACACAGCCATGAATCCCAGTCTGGAGAACATTAA